Proteins from one Hydrogenivirga caldilitoris genomic window:
- a CDS encoding cation:proton antiporter, with protein MEEIIHRGGALLEIGIILIAGYLFGNLANLIKLPRVSGYILAGIVMSPSLLGVIDKSFLERSDIVTHASLSIITFLIGASLSWSKVRKLGKSIALITFGEAELAYLFVTLTMALYLYLTQGENLTTVVALALLFGALASPTDPTATLAVIHEYRAKGVLTTTVLGVAALDDATGIINFVLSFSVAIALASGTSLSLSSVLGEIAIHIIGALILGTVMGSFMFLLGRFARERKEVVTLTIGTLLLTFALARVLGVDELLSTMSVGITIANVGNAWEKFEKPLENYIEDFIFTAFFVVGSAFLDLEVLLTFFPVVIIYILSRFAGKFTGVYIGGHISGAQEKVKRYLAFALFPQGGIVIGLALLAYQNPNFKEVGAILVNVVIGATVIHELLGPISSKLALTKAGEVTKL; from the coding sequence GTGGAGGAGATAATCCATAGGGGAGGAGCCCTCTTAGAGATAGGTATAATCCTCATAGCAGGGTACCTCTTCGGTAACCTCGCAAACCTTATCAAGCTTCCACGGGTGAGCGGATACATACTGGCAGGGATAGTGATGAGCCCCTCACTGCTGGGGGTTATAGATAAGAGCTTTCTTGAACGTTCCGATATAGTTACCCACGCGAGCCTCTCCATAATAACCTTCCTTATAGGTGCGAGCCTCAGCTGGAGTAAGGTTAGAAAGCTTGGGAAGAGCATAGCTCTTATAACATTTGGCGAGGCTGAGCTGGCTTACCTTTTCGTCACACTCACCATGGCGCTCTACCTCTACTTAACTCAGGGAGAGAACCTAACAACGGTCGTTGCTTTAGCTCTCCTATTCGGCGCTCTGGCATCTCCAACAGACCCTACAGCCACACTCGCCGTTATCCATGAATATAGAGCTAAGGGAGTTCTCACCACAACTGTCCTTGGGGTTGCAGCCCTTGATGATGCGACAGGAATAATAAACTTCGTTCTCAGCTTCTCAGTGGCGATAGCCCTCGCCTCGGGAACATCTCTCAGTCTAAGCTCCGTCTTAGGAGAGATAGCCATTCATATAATCGGTGCCCTCATACTTGGAACGGTTATGGGAAGTTTTATGTTCCTTTTGGGGCGGTTTGCCAGAGAGAGGAAGGAAGTAGTTACCCTGACCATAGGGACACTCCTGCTCACCTTCGCCTTGGCGAGAGTTTTAGGAGTTGACGAGCTTCTCTCTACGATGAGCGTTGGGATAACCATTGCAAACGTGGGCAACGCCTGGGAAAAGTTTGAGAAACCCCTTGAGAACTACATAGAGGACTTCATATTTACAGCCTTCTTCGTGGTGGGCTCAGCTTTTCTTGACCTGGAAGTGCTCCTTACATTCTTCCCTGTGGTCATTATATACATACTGAGCAGGTTTGCCGGCAAGTTCACAGGTGTTTACATAGGAGGGCATATATCTGGAGCACAAGAAAAAGTAAAGAGATACCTAGCCTTTGCCCTCTTCCCTCAGGGAGGGATAGTTATAGGTCTCGCCCTCCTTGCCTACCAGAACCCAAACTTTAAAGAGGTAGGTGCTATCTTAGTGAACGTGGTGATAGGTGCTACCGTTATCCATGAGCTCCTTGGACCAATATCCTCCAAGCTCGCCCTGACGAAAGCGGGAGAGGTGACAAAACTATGA
- a CDS encoding VWA domain-containing protein, translated as MKERWKVIANLLEDEFDIEVQPSYEGWGAGYDPKFLPVIEMWARGEVEDIPHAAKTPRGVVFNIVEFLRKTDDYTINSVRHEISYLLSTHFPSWRFGQREVFRAGYVPTSFLTLYAVLESIKANERITEEVPSAVFGLKAILREVLEKIETTYPHHQLALSLAYRWLGEEVPFSQEIKHYTDSMEKSFYEYIREKDPQTAYDIVMEELWSKYRVLVDEAKELNHIDLLIEEAKGRKREDGHRGRIMTDILRKLPDKYQSLIQEYKEKTSIDIPEVERRELLKVLNSIQDWMKDYVKQMSYLDLLEKDIAFLKHFLPKTLEVDVEHRGFLSFLFKGWDEESSLSNSMKLQEIHDQELSEMDRKYRREHGLTEEEFKRYQLLMKSILPYVEHFKRKFDNLLPEEEEHWGGSYMSGKRLNFKRLPTEVPIRRGKIYTRREIPERKELAFELLIDISASMKKEEKIINAVRSLLLVSEVLNKLKMPFSIKVFNENVYELKDFEEDYRIAKAKIMELVTNVGGGTDLGKAINIGLESLELYIKSTHRKGILILFTDGEPTKGMRNEELKSFILQMKQKFPIVGVGVGEATRMVKDYFDRTGISVEDVSKLPSAFSFVVENQLRRLLSVS; from the coding sequence ATGAAGGAAAGGTGGAAGGTAATAGCAAACCTCTTGGAGGATGAGTTTGATATAGAGGTTCAACCCTCCTATGAGGGTTGGGGTGCCGGGTATGACCCGAAGTTCCTCCCGGTTATTGAGATGTGGGCAAGGGGTGAGGTAGAGGATATTCCTCACGCAGCAAAAACACCGAGAGGTGTGGTGTTTAATATAGTTGAATTTTTGAGAAAAACCGACGACTACACGATAAATTCGGTAAGGCATGAAATCAGTTACCTATTGAGCACCCACTTTCCCAGCTGGAGGTTTGGACAGAGGGAGGTATTCAGGGCTGGGTACGTACCAACTTCTTTCCTGACTCTCTATGCCGTTTTGGAGAGCATAAAGGCTAACGAAAGGATAACAGAGGAAGTTCCGTCGGCGGTATTCGGTCTGAAGGCTATACTTCGTGAAGTCCTGGAAAAGATAGAGACAACTTACCCGCACCATCAGCTGGCTTTATCTCTTGCGTACAGATGGTTAGGGGAAGAGGTGCCTTTCTCCCAAGAGATTAAGCATTACACTGACAGTATGGAAAAAAGCTTCTATGAGTACATCAGAGAGAAGGACCCCCAGACCGCATACGACATAGTTATGGAGGAGTTGTGGAGTAAGTACAGGGTTCTGGTAGATGAAGCAAAGGAACTCAACCACATAGACCTCTTGATAGAGGAAGCTAAAGGTAGGAAGAGGGAAGACGGTCACAGGGGAAGGATAATGACGGACATACTCCGTAAGTTGCCCGATAAATACCAGTCACTCATTCAGGAGTATAAGGAAAAAACCTCCATAGACATACCGGAGGTGGAGAGAAGGGAACTTTTAAAGGTTCTAAACTCAATACAGGACTGGATGAAGGACTATGTAAAACAGATGAGCTACTTAGACCTCCTTGAAAAGGATATAGCCTTTCTGAAACACTTCCTGCCAAAAACCCTTGAGGTTGATGTAGAACACAGGGGATTCCTGAGCTTCCTTTTCAAGGGCTGGGATGAGGAGAGCTCCCTATCAAACAGTATGAAGCTCCAAGAGATACACGACCAAGAACTCTCTGAAATGGACAGGAAATACAGGAGGGAACACGGACTCACAGAGGAGGAGTTTAAAAGGTATCAGCTCTTAATGAAGAGTATTCTTCCCTACGTAGAGCACTTTAAGAGGAAGTTTGATAACCTTCTCCCCGAAGAGGAGGAGCACTGGGGAGGGAGCTACATGTCCGGCAAGAGGCTGAACTTTAAGAGGCTTCCCACAGAGGTTCCTATAAGAAGGGGGAAGATATATACGAGAAGGGAGATTCCCGAAAGAAAAGAGCTGGCTTTTGAGCTACTTATAGATATATCTGCGTCTATGAAGAAGGAGGAAAAGATAATAAACGCAGTAAGGTCTCTTCTGCTGGTTTCCGAGGTTTTAAACAAACTGAAGATGCCCTTTTCCATAAAAGTTTTTAATGAGAATGTTTATGAGCTCAAGGATTTTGAAGAGGATTACAGAATAGCAAAAGCCAAGATAATGGAGCTCGTTACGAATGTGGGCGGGGGAACTGACCTCGGAAAAGCCATAAACATAGGACTTGAGAGCCTGGAGCTCTATATAAAGAGTACCCACAGAAAGGGGATACTTATACTCTTCACCGATGGAGAGCCAACTAAAGGGATGAGGAATGAAGAGCTGAAGTCCTTTATCCTCCAGATGAAACAGAAGTTCCCAATAGTAGGCGTGGGAGTTGGTGAAGCTACGAGGATGGTTAAAGATTACTTTGACAGGACTGGTATAAGCGTTGAGGATGTATCCAAACTCCCTTCAGCCTTCTCCTTTGTGGTGGAGAACCAGCTTAGAAGACTGCTTTCGGTGAGCTGA
- a CDS encoding phosphate-starvation-inducible PsiE family protein, whose protein sequence is MKFLFTENFSRKALNFYNKFVNVLVILTVPIIILTLITAIVIILYDLRLFTAHVVGGELRLEHEEAFKLLIKNILNFFVLIELFRVFLDVIEFKRIRKRQMLEAGIVFVVREIVIAMFEHRFTYTDLIGYAVLLVALGITYVLMERSWFEFVKLTKRKPLDSEFEKGMRRVYRKLKIKKAEE, encoded by the coding sequence ATGAAGTTTCTGTTTACGGAGAACTTCTCCAGGAAAGCTTTAAACTTTTACAACAAGTTCGTTAACGTCCTCGTTATACTCACAGTACCCATAATAATTCTGACGCTCATTACGGCAATAGTAATAATCCTTTATGACCTCAGACTCTTTACGGCACACGTTGTGGGCGGAGAACTGAGACTGGAGCATGAAGAAGCCTTTAAGCTGCTAATAAAAAATATTCTCAACTTTTTTGTTCTTATAGAACTATTCAGGGTCTTCCTTGACGTGATTGAGTTTAAAAGAATCAGGAAACGCCAGATGCTTGAAGCTGGCATAGTCTTCGTGGTAAGAGAGATAGTTATCGCGATGTTTGAGCACCGTTTCACTTACACAGACCTCATAGGGTACGCTGTCCTTCTTGTGGCTCTCGGAATTACGTACGTTTTAATGGAAAGAAGCTGGTTTGAGTTTGTTAAACTTACAAAAAGAAAACCCTTGGATAGTGAATTTGAGAAGGGAATGAGGAGAGTCTACAGGAAACTTAAAATTAAAAAAGCTGAGGAGTAG
- a CDS encoding glycoside hydrolase family 15 protein encodes MVLKLLSTDNGAVVASPTTSLPESIGGERNWDYRYVWIRDSAFTFQALSSLGHISEANRYFNWLRNLCRVCEDHMPVEKLKIAFTIKGELVPEERELPHLSGYMNSRPVRIGNEAGKQFQLDVYGELVETFYRARGEGLELDLRDAELLETIANFISSAWRLPDSGIWEFRTKPKHYTHSKLMSWLALKRISELLPNNPKVSEWRNCIKDIERFILEHCYSQELNSFVQFPGSKAVDVSLLLIPILNLLPGNDLRIKGTVERIERELGLGNGLYLRYNVHDGLKGEDNPFLLGSFWMVEALSHMEDVNRAEELLTGLIDFVNPLGLLPEELSVDGKRYLGNYPLALSHVGLINAALAVGIRRHPVG; translated from the coding sequence TTGGTTCTGAAGCTTCTCTCAACCGATAATGGGGCTGTTGTAGCATCTCCCACCACATCCCTTCCAGAGTCCATAGGCGGGGAGAGAAACTGGGATTACAGGTATGTTTGGATAAGAGATTCTGCCTTTACCTTTCAGGCACTTTCTTCTTTGGGTCACATATCGGAAGCCAATAGGTACTTTAACTGGCTGAGAAATCTCTGTAGGGTCTGTGAAGATCATATGCCCGTGGAAAAATTGAAGATAGCCTTCACTATTAAGGGAGAGCTTGTCCCTGAAGAGAGGGAGCTTCCTCACTTAAGCGGTTACATGAACTCCAGACCTGTTAGGATAGGAAATGAAGCAGGGAAACAGTTCCAGCTTGATGTGTACGGGGAACTGGTTGAAACCTTTTACAGGGCAAGAGGTGAAGGTTTGGAACTGGACCTAAGAGATGCAGAACTGCTGGAGACGATAGCCAACTTTATAAGTTCTGCCTGGAGGTTACCAGACAGCGGTATATGGGAATTCAGGACAAAACCGAAACACTACACTCATTCAAAGTTGATGAGCTGGCTGGCGTTGAAGAGGATATCGGAGCTTCTCCCAAATAATCCGAAGGTTTCCGAGTGGAGGAATTGTATTAAGGATATTGAAAGATTTATACTTGAGCACTGTTATAGTCAAGAGCTAAACAGCTTTGTCCAGTTCCCCGGTTCTAAGGCGGTTGATGTAAGTCTACTCTTAATCCCAATTTTAAACCTCTTGCCAGGGAATGACTTGAGAATAAAGGGAACCGTGGAAAGGATTGAGAGGGAACTCGGTCTAGGAAATGGACTTTACCTGAGGTATAACGTACATGACGGTCTGAAGGGAGAGGATAACCCGTTCCTTCTGGGAAGTTTCTGGATGGTTGAAGCCCTATCTCATATGGAAGACGTAAACCGGGCTGAAGAGCTCCTAACAGGTCTTATAGACTTCGTAAACCCCCTCGGGTTACTTCCCGAAGAGCTATCGGTGGACGGTAAGCGGTACTTGGGAAACTACCCGTTAGCCCTCAGCCACGTTGGTCTTATAAATGCAGCCCTTGCTGTTGGAATTAGAAGGCATCCGGTCGGCTGA
- a CDS encoding trehalase-like domain-containing protein, with amino-acid sequence MWKSIESYGVIGNGSTCALINSDGSVDWLCLPFFDSPSVFSAVLDPSAGYYSISSEEHQNLSLGYVEKTNILENVFSAYDHDILVTSFMPRGKDLLLRRVKCRRGSCNVRIRCYPKFNYGRDRPTVDFREENFTFYSGNEALHLKILWEPEHVKFDDGGVELTIKLRNGQSFWTLLSYGKPPRP; translated from the coding sequence ATGTGGAAGTCTATAGAGAGTTACGGAGTTATCGGAAATGGAAGTACCTGTGCTCTCATAAACTCCGATGGCTCTGTGGATTGGCTCTGCCTCCCTTTCTTTGATTCTCCGTCCGTATTCTCTGCAGTCCTTGACCCGTCTGCGGGTTACTACTCAATATCTTCCGAAGAACACCAGAACCTGAGCTTGGGTTACGTTGAGAAAACCAACATCCTTGAAAATGTTTTCTCTGCCTATGACCACGATATCCTTGTTACCAGTTTTATGCCGAGGGGTAAAGACTTGCTCCTTAGAAGGGTGAAGTGCAGGCGTGGTAGCTGTAATGTGAGAATAAGATGTTACCCGAAGTTTAACTATGGAAGGGATAGGCCTACGGTAGACTTCAGAGAGGAAAACTTTACTTTCTATAGCGGAAATGAAGCACTACACCTTAAAATCCTTTGGGAGCCGGAACATGTAAAGTTTGACGATGGAGGCGTAGAGCTAACAATCAAGCTCAGAAACGGGCAGAGCTTTTGGACGCTCCTATCTTACGGTAAACCCCCCAGACCTTAA
- the merA gene encoding mercury(II) reductase gives MIRLKITGMTCEHCAQTVKKALESVEGVREAKVYFPQGYAEVEIEKEVPVNDLTEAVRRSGYGAEEIKESPEVYIPKEGVYDLFILGGGSAGFAAAIKASDLGAKVLIAEDNIIGGTCLNRGCVPSKYLIEGANTFYTPLRNPFPGIELEEGSIDIKEVIEAKEGLLEGLRKEKYWNVLEAYPQIDYRDCRGKFLGEGKALVGKEEISFGKAVITTGSRPGIPPIKNLHRVRYYTSDDIFNIDHLPEHLIVIGGGAIGLELGQAFLRMGSDVTIVEALPDIAMGEEPELRAKLRELLKREGMNILIGATVSEVREEGEEIVLEVEHRGERRIIRGTDLLVATGRAPNTRDIGLEVVSVKTNSRGFIETNEFMQTSNPNIYAAGDCVGKVMLVTVAAMEGGIAAENALLGNRRSMDYLSVPHAIFTDPELAGVGLKEKEAEEKGIKVDVRVLEFSKVPRAALSFRTDGLIKMIVEKDSEKILGVHILAPHGAELIHKAVLLVRYGLTVDEVIQTVDVYPTLSESIKLCAQTFKKDVSKLSCCAQ, from the coding sequence ATGATAAGGTTGAAGATAACTGGTATGACCTGCGAGCACTGTGCTCAGACGGTCAAGAAAGCTCTTGAGAGCGTTGAAGGTGTGAGGGAGGCGAAGGTTTACTTTCCTCAGGGTTACGCGGAGGTGGAGATAGAGAAAGAGGTACCCGTCAACGATCTTACAGAAGCTGTCAGAAGGTCAGGTTACGGAGCGGAGGAGATAAAGGAATCTCCAGAGGTTTACATACCCAAGGAGGGCGTATACGACCTTTTTATCCTCGGAGGAGGTTCTGCCGGCTTTGCGGCGGCTATAAAGGCTTCAGACCTTGGAGCTAAAGTTCTGATAGCTGAGGATAATATCATTGGGGGAACGTGTCTGAACAGAGGTTGCGTGCCTTCCAAGTATCTGATAGAGGGTGCAAATACCTTTTATACTCCACTGAGGAACCCTTTTCCAGGAATAGAGCTTGAGGAGGGAAGTATAGATATAAAGGAGGTAATAGAGGCGAAGGAGGGGCTCTTAGAAGGACTTAGGAAGGAGAAGTACTGGAATGTTCTGGAAGCCTACCCACAGATAGATTACAGGGACTGCAGAGGCAAGTTTCTGGGAGAGGGGAAGGCTCTGGTGGGCAAGGAGGAGATAAGCTTTGGAAAAGCTGTGATAACCACCGGCTCCAGACCTGGAATACCTCCCATTAAAAACCTACACAGGGTAAGATACTACACGAGTGACGACATATTCAACATAGACCATCTTCCGGAGCACCTGATAGTTATCGGGGGAGGCGCTATAGGTCTTGAGCTGGGACAGGCTTTCCTCAGGATGGGGAGCGATGTGACGATAGTGGAGGCTCTTCCTGATATAGCTATGGGAGAAGAGCCAGAGCTGAGGGCTAAGCTCAGAGAACTTCTTAAAAGGGAAGGTATGAATATCCTCATCGGCGCGACCGTTTCCGAGGTCAGAGAGGAAGGAGAGGAGATAGTTCTTGAGGTAGAGCACAGGGGAGAGAGGAGGATAATAAGAGGCACAGATCTCCTGGTGGCTACCGGCAGAGCCCCGAATACAAGGGACATAGGTTTGGAGGTGGTCAGCGTCAAGACCAACTCAAGAGGCTTTATAGAGACAAACGAGTTCATGCAGACTTCCAATCCAAACATATATGCTGCTGGTGACTGCGTTGGGAAGGTCATGTTGGTTACCGTCGCAGCCATGGAAGGGGGTATAGCGGCGGAGAACGCACTCCTCGGTAACAGGAGGAGTATGGATTATCTCTCTGTCCCTCATGCCATATTCACCGACCCAGAGCTTGCCGGTGTAGGCTTAAAGGAGAAGGAGGCTGAGGAGAAGGGGATAAAGGTTGACGTGAGGGTCTTGGAGTTCTCCAAAGTTCCCAGAGCAGCTCTCAGCTTTAGGACGGATGGGCTGATAAAGATGATAGTGGAGAAGGATAGCGAGAAGATACTTGGAGTTCACATCCTTGCACCCCATGGAGCCGAACTTATACATAAGGCTGTCTTGCTGGTCAGATACGGTCTCACTGTTGATGAGGTTATACAAACGGTAGACGTTTACCCAACCCTTTCTGAATCCATCAAACTCTGTGCCCAGACCTTCAAGAAGGACGTTTCTAAACTCTCCTGCTGTGCTCAGTGA
- a CDS encoding heavy-metal-associated domain-containing protein, with amino-acid sequence MRKLLLSLLVLVGFTFAENVLVIDVEGMTCEMCPLAVKKAVSEVEGVKWVKTSLQNRIAVVVTEDNVKEDSVLRAISKAGNYKGKVIGKAKF; translated from the coding sequence ATGAGGAAGCTGCTTCTATCTCTGCTCGTTCTTGTAGGCTTTACCTTTGCGGAAAATGTACTCGTTATTGACGTTGAGGGAATGACCTGTGAGATGTGCCCCCTAGCGGTCAAGAAGGCTGTCTCCGAAGTGGAAGGTGTCAAGTGGGTCAAGACTTCGCTGCAGAATCGCATAGCGGTAGTGGTAACTGAGGACAACGTGAAGGAGGATAGCGTGCTGAGGGCGATCTCCAAAGCAGGAAACTACAAAGGCAAGGTCATAGGAAAGGCTAAGTTTTAG
- a CDS encoding mercuric transporter MerT family protein, translated as MREAIGSLIGTLASLFAASCCIAPTLFVVFGVSAGGLSSLQFLEPYRWYFLAVGYLAVGYSLYNLYLKSWVKEKIFKRPAVECACEEPNWTRKLSRGITWTALILLVFATFYPYVLTKIYGG; from the coding sequence ATGAGGGAAGCTATCGGAAGCCTCATCGGAACACTCGCTTCGCTCTTTGCAGCTTCCTGCTGCATAGCTCCTACCCTCTTCGTGGTCTTCGGTGTATCTGCCGGAGGGTTGAGCTCACTCCAGTTCTTAGAGCCTTACAGGTGGTACTTCTTGGCGGTGGGATACCTTGCAGTGGGCTACTCCCTTTACAACCTGTATCTCAAGAGCTGGGTGAAGGAAAAGATCTTCAAAAGACCGGCTGTTGAGTGTGCCTGTGAGGAGCCCAATTGGACAAGGAAGCTGAGCAGGGGTATAACGTGGACCGCTTTAATACTTCTGGTCTTTGCCACCTTCTACCCTTACGTTCTCACGAAAATTTACGGAGGTTGA
- a CDS encoding metal-sensitive transcriptional regulator: MKGCDVYLSEESVKELTSRLSKIEGQIRGIQRMIQEKRSCDEILIQISAVKSALNGVATKLLEDHVQSCVKPSVEAGDLKALEDFLEAVKKLIKGGC; this comes from the coding sequence ATGAAGGGATGTGATGTGTATCTTTCTGAGGAAAGTGTAAAGGAACTTACCAGCAGGCTCTCCAAGATAGAAGGTCAGATCAGAGGTATTCAAAGGATGATTCAAGAGAAAAGGAGTTGCGATGAGATACTCATACAGATATCTGCGGTGAAATCGGCTCTGAATGGTGTTGCCACTAAACTCCTGGAAGACCACGTTCAATCCTGCGTAAAACCAAGCGTTGAGGCTGGAGATTTAAAGGCTCTGGAAGATTTCTTAGAGGCGGTTAAGAAGCTGATAAAGGGAGGGTGCTGA
- the lepA gene encoding translation elongation factor 4, with product MSLDKVRNFSIIAHVDHGKSTLADRLLEFTGAVTERERKEQLLDTLDIERERGITIKMQAVRMLYKAKDGETYKLHLIDTPGHVDFSYEVSRALAACEGALLLVDATQGIEAQTVANFWKAVEQDLVIIPIINKIDLPAAEPERVIKQIEDILGLPREEVILASAKEGIGIEEILESIVQRIPPPKGKVDAPLKALIFDSYYDPYRGAVAFVRLFDGELKAGDRIKLFSTGKEYEVTEVGAQTPKMTKFDKLEAGDVGYIAASIKDVRDIRIGDTVTLAKNPTKEPVPGFRPAKPMVFAGIYPTEDTTFEELRDALEKYAINDAAIVYEPESSPALGMGFRVGFLGLLHMEIVQERLEREYGVKIITTAPNVIYRVKRKHSGEILEVRNPSEFPDNLGLVERVEEPYVLVTVITPKEYVGNIMQLCQEKRGEQKKFSYLDENTTMLEYEIPLSEVILDFHDKVKTLSRGFASYDYEFIGYKPSDLVKLHILINKKPVDALSFIVHRDKAYRRARLIVEKLKETIPRQLFEIHIQAAIGGKVIASERIKPLRANVTAKCYGGDITRKKKLLEKQKEGKKRMKQFGNVSLPQEAFLSVLSVE from the coding sequence ATGAGCCTTGATAAAGTAAGGAACTTCTCAATAATAGCTCACGTTGACCATGGCAAGTCTACTCTTGCAGACCGCCTTCTGGAGTTTACTGGGGCTGTAACTGAAAGGGAGAGAAAGGAACAGCTATTGGACACTCTGGACATAGAAAGGGAGAGGGGTATCACGATAAAGATGCAGGCAGTTAGAATGCTCTACAAAGCGAAGGATGGTGAAACTTATAAACTTCATCTTATAGATACACCAGGGCATGTAGATTTCTCCTATGAAGTGTCAAGAGCTCTCGCCGCTTGTGAAGGTGCGCTTCTGCTTGTAGATGCAACTCAAGGGATAGAAGCTCAAACGGTCGCAAACTTCTGGAAGGCTGTTGAGCAAGACTTGGTGATAATTCCAATAATAAACAAGATAGACCTTCCCGCAGCGGAGCCTGAAAGGGTTATAAAGCAGATAGAGGATATCCTCGGTCTTCCCAGGGAAGAAGTTATACTGGCTTCAGCAAAGGAAGGTATAGGTATTGAGGAGATACTTGAGTCTATAGTTCAAAGGATACCGCCACCCAAGGGAAAGGTAGATGCACCTTTAAAGGCTCTCATATTTGACTCTTACTATGACCCATACAGGGGAGCGGTTGCCTTTGTCAGGTTATTTGACGGAGAGCTTAAAGCTGGAGACAGGATAAAGCTCTTCTCCACCGGGAAGGAGTATGAAGTCACCGAAGTGGGCGCTCAAACTCCAAAGATGACAAAGTTTGATAAGCTTGAAGCCGGAGACGTAGGATACATAGCTGCCTCAATAAAGGATGTCAGGGATATAAGGATAGGGGACACCGTAACCCTTGCAAAGAACCCAACCAAGGAGCCTGTTCCTGGTTTTAGACCTGCAAAGCCCATGGTTTTCGCGGGAATTTACCCTACCGAAGACACAACCTTTGAGGAGCTTAGAGATGCTCTTGAGAAGTATGCAATAAACGATGCTGCCATAGTTTACGAGCCCGAAAGCTCTCCGGCTCTGGGTATGGGTTTCAGGGTCGGCTTTCTGGGACTCCTACACATGGAGATAGTTCAGGAGAGGCTTGAGAGGGAGTACGGGGTAAAAATTATTACCACAGCGCCGAATGTAATATACAGGGTGAAGAGGAAGCACTCCGGAGAGATTTTGGAGGTCAGAAATCCCTCAGAGTTTCCGGATAATCTTGGCTTAGTTGAGAGGGTAGAAGAACCTTATGTTCTTGTAACTGTTATAACTCCTAAGGAGTATGTTGGCAACATAATGCAACTGTGTCAGGAAAAGAGAGGCGAGCAAAAGAAGTTCTCCTACCTTGATGAAAACACAACAATGCTGGAATACGAAATACCCCTTTCAGAGGTTATTCTTGACTTTCACGATAAAGTGAAGACCCTCTCCAGAGGTTTTGCTTCCTACGACTACGAGTTTATAGGCTATAAACCTTCGGACCTCGTTAAGCTCCACATTCTGATAAACAAAAAGCCGGTTGATGCCCTTTCCTTCATAGTACATAGAGACAAGGCTTACAGAAGAGCAAGGCTGATAGTTGAAAAGCTCAAGGAGACTATACCCAGACAGCTCTTTGAAATACACATTCAAGCAGCCATAGGAGGAAAGGTTATAGCATCGGAAAGAATAAAGCCTCTAAGGGCAAATGTTACAGCTAAGTGTTACGGGGGAGATATAACCAGAAAGAAAAAGCTTCTTGAGAAACAGAAAGAGGGAAAGAAAAGGATGAAGCAGTTTGGTAACGTTTCATTACCACAGGAGGCATTCCTAAGCGTTCTTAGTGTAGAATAG
- a CDS encoding M23 family metallopeptidase, protein MREKDRYVNILIVGYGGRKAKSLKLNVTFLKRTLVLSGILFAGVLTFSLLSFYENLSLKREVAQLKAEREKLKVLLAKEQERNSYLQEFKDKVKLLEGKLVTIDKFLREKGIRRVPSGVGGAKTKLDILDIEYVSFLHEEADKFQKYLSRVPLGPPVWGKITSRYGYRTDPFTGNYEFHEGVDIKAPWGTRVRATADGKVIYAGWKGGYGKVVILQHAYGFRTMYAHLSKISVNPGQWVKSGDVVGYVGSTGRSTGPHVHYEVWRYSKRENPIKYMYVRW, encoded by the coding sequence ATGAGGGAGAAGGACAGGTACGTCAACATCTTAATAGTTGGATACGGAGGGAGAAAGGCAAAGAGCCTAAAGTTAAACGTAACCTTTCTAAAGAGAACGTTAGTTCTATCGGGGATACTCTTTGCCGGAGTGCTAACCTTTTCCTTGCTGTCCTTTTACGAGAACCTCAGCCTGAAAAGGGAAGTGGCACAGCTAAAGGCAGAAAGAGAAAAATTGAAAGTTTTACTTGCAAAAGAGCAGGAAAGGAACTCATACCTTCAGGAATTCAAGGATAAGGTAAAACTCCTTGAGGGAAAGCTGGTTACCATAGATAAGTTTCTCAGAGAAAAGGGGATAAGGCGAGTTCCAAGCGGTGTTGGTGGAGCTAAAACCAAGCTTGATATCCTTGACATTGAGTATGTGAGCTTCCTTCATGAAGAGGCAGACAAGTTTCAGAAGTACCTCAGCAGGGTACCCCTTGGACCCCCCGTTTGGGGAAAGATCACATCCCGGTATGGATACAGAACCGACCCTTTTACAGGAAATTATGAGTTCCATGAAGGGGTGGATATAAAGGCTCCCTGGGGAACAAGGGTTAGAGCCACAGCCGATGGAAAGGTCATATACGCAGGCTGGAAGGGTGGTTACGGAAAGGTTGTCATACTTCAACATGCTTACGGGTTCAGGACTATGTATGCTCACCTTTCAAAGATAAGCGTTAATCCGGGTCAATGGGTCAAGTCTGGGGATGTGGTTGGTTACGTAGGTTCAACAGGAAGGTCCACAGGTCCTCATGTCCACTACGAAGTGTGGAGATACTCAAAACGTGAGAATCCAATAAAATACATGTATGTGAGGTGGTGA